The following are encoded together in the Vigna unguiculata cultivar IT97K-499-35 chromosome 2, ASM411807v1, whole genome shotgun sequence genome:
- the LOC114170374 gene encoding protein SEH1 — MAKEILTLDNATTCTSWNISGTRLASASADGTLSIFDSRDPSSSSLRSTFKSRVLEGNIVKIVWVPPEYGDAVACISADGIVSLWEEVAEDSQSLQWKMCKSFGNSSGKVLDVQFGISSTSLKMVAAYSDGNVRVFELLDPLELRNWQLQAEFQNVIESVSAFGKASCLSASISWNVQKGGSQESSFLIGFNSNTSELNSSKVWEFDQAHQRWLPVAELALPEDRGDQVYAVAWAPNIGRPYEIIAVATHKGLAIWHLGLNPDHDGRLPVERVALLSGHQGMVWQMEWDMSGMTLATTGQDGMVRLWQSNLNGVWHQQAAFEPTS; from the exons ATGGCGAAGGAAATCTTGACTCTTGATAATGCCACCACTTGCACATCTTGGAACATTTCCGGTACCAGACTCGCTTCTGCTTCCGCTGATGGCACTCTTTCAATCTTCGATTCCCGCGATCCATCTTCTTCCTCCCTCCGCTCTACTTTCAAATCTAGG GTTCTCGAAGGAAACATCGTGAAGATTGTTTGGGTTCCGCCAGAGTACGGTGATGCAGTCGCGTGTATTTCCGCCGATGGAATTGTGTCATTGTGGGAGGAGGTTGCAGAAG ATTCGCAGTCTCTTCAGTGGAAGATGTGCAAAAGCTTTGGAAACAGTTCAGGCAAAGTCCTTGATGTTCAATTCGGGATCTCTTCGACTAGTTTGAAAATG GTTGCAGCATATTCAGATGGCAATGTAAGGGTTTTTGAGCTCTTGGACCCCTTAGAACTGAGAAACTGGCAGCTTCAG GCTGAATTTCAAAATGTTATTGAGTCGGTGTCTGCATTTGGAAAGGCTTCGTGCCTATCTGCATCCATATCTTGGAATGTACAAAAGGGTGGAAGCCAGGAATCAAGCTTCCTTATAGGTTTTAATTCAAATACATCAGAGCTTAATTCTTCCAAG GTATGGGAATTTGATCAGGCGCATCAAAGATGGCTTCCGGTAGCAGAATTGGCACTGCCTGAAGACAGGGGTGATCAGGTTTATGCTGTTGCATGGGCACCAAATATTGGCAG ACCGTATGAGATCATAGCGGTTGCAACTCACAAGGGACTTGCAATATGGCATCTTGGATTGAACCCTGACCATGATGGAAGACTCCCCGTAGAACGAGTTGCACTACTCTCAGGTCACCAGGGCATG GTGTGGCAAATGGAATGGGATATGAGTGGAATGACGTTGGCTACTACAGGGCAAGATGGAATGGTCCGATTATGGCAGTCAAATCTCAATGGCGTTTGGCATCAGCAAGCTGCATTTGAACCCACTTCGTAG
- the LOC114174666 gene encoding probable WRKY transcription factor 41, with protein sequence MQSEKGWEQKALVSELIQGLEIARKLKEDFNIPSSIDTRDSLLQRILCSYNKALLLLRRNPPISNSETMHQPTQTSSPQSLQLRHQSPPKEHFEGALKNHHQELKQTAKKRKKLPKRTEQVRVKIENGVEEPLQDGYSWRKYGQKNILNAKYPRSYYRCTFQKSKDCCATKQVQRSEEDPNVFDISYRGSHVCSHVPSLKSPDTEEKPQGCDNNVQFHGAESWRERVTNCTNTSTVETDNVTPNPFPSFGCMIQDNHHMFLSSFVLENDPFFSTISQTSLFSPNTPELNSLVSPSFHVHDEFDGVFENLCPDSNAAGIVLADTSTTNFSTFDFSFDAVGIGASCPSMPRGFHPKCT encoded by the exons ATGCAAAGTGAAAAAGGTTGGGAGCAGAAAGCACTGGTGAGTGAGTTAATTCAGGGGTTGGAGATCGCAAGAAAGTTGAAGGAAGACTTCAATATACCCTCTTCGATCGACACAAGGGACTCACTACTGCAGAGGATACTGTGTTCTTACAACAAGGCTTTGCTTCTTCTACGACGGAATCCACCAATTTCAAACTCAGAAACCATGCATCAACCAACTCAAACTTCGTCACCACAGTCCCTACAACTTCGTCACCAAAGTCCTCCGAAGGAACACTTTGAAGGTGCCCTCAAGAATCATCATCAAGAACTTAAACAAACTGCAAAGAAAAG AAAGAAGTTGCCGAAAAGGACGGAACAGGTTAGAGTGAAGATCGAGAATGGGGTTGAAGAACCTCTCCAAGATGGTTACAGCTGGAGAAAATATGGACAGAAAAACATCCTCAATGCAAAATATCCCag AAGCTACTACAGATGCACATTCCAAAAATCTAAGGATTGCTGCGCCACGAAGCAAGTGCAGAGATCAGAAGAAGACCCCAATGTGTTTGACATAAGTTACCGAGGAAGCCACGTCTGTTCTCACGTTCCGTCATTAAAATCACCAGACACAGAAGAGAAACCGCAAGGTTGTGATAATAACGTTCAGTTTCATGGTGCAGAGTCATGGCGAGAAAGAGTTACAAACTGCACAAACACATCGACTGTGGAAACGGATAACGTGACGCCAAATCCATTCCCTTCGTTTGGATGCATGATACAAGATAACCACCACATGTTTCTTTCTTCCTTTGTACTAGAGAATGATCCCTTTTTCAGCACCATTTCCCAAACATCCTTGTTCTCTCCGAACACACCTGAATTAAATTCTCTTGTGTCTCCGTCTTTCCATGTACATGATGAATTCGACGGGGTCTTTGAGAATCTTTGCCCTGATTCTAATGCTGCCGGGATCGTTTTAGCTGATACATCAACCaccaatttttcaacttttgaCTTTAGTTTCGATGCAGTGGGAATTGGTGCAAGTTGTCCTTCAATGCCTCGGGGTTTTCATCCTAAGTGCACTTGA
- the LOC114173092 gene encoding mitochondrial adenine nucleotide transporter ADNT1-like produces MIEAFRERNRSTRKFSYRFCYTVYIPFSSHSLNRSLTKAMTSEAEPAGEAAKPSTPRLLNISKSLIAGGVAGGVSRTAVAPLERLKILQQVQNRQNIKYNGTVQGLKYIWKTEGFRGLFKGNGTNCARIVPNSAVKFFSYEQASTGILWLYKQQPGNEEAQLTPILLRLGAGACAGIIAMSATYPMDMVRGRLTVQTEASPRQYRGIYHALSTVFREEGPRALYKGWLPSVIGVVPYVGLNFSVYESLKDGLIRSKPFGIAQDSELSVTTRLACGAAAGTVGQTVAYPLDVIRRRMQMVGWKDAAPVVAGEGKNIMEYTGMVDAFRKTVHHEGVGALYKGLIPNSVKVVPSIAIAFVTYEMVKDILGVEMRISD; encoded by the exons atgatAGAAGCTTTTCGGGAGCGAAACCgttcaacaagaaaattttcttaCCGATTCTGTTATACCGTTTACATTCCTTTCTCTTCTCATTCTCTAAATCGATCTCTCACCAAAGCTATGACTTCCGAAGCAGAGCCTGCCGGTGAGGCTGCCAAACCTAGTACTCCCCGGCTTCTCAACATCTCGAAGTCTCTCATCGCCGGTGGAGTCGCCGGAGGAGT GTCACGAACTGCTGTAGCTCCTCTGGAGAGATTGAAAATTCTGCAGCAG GTTCAAAATcgtcaaaatataaaatacaacgGAACAGTTCAGGGATTAAAATACATATGGAAAACTGAGGGTTTCAGAGGATTGTTTAAAGGAAACGGAACTAACTGTGCTCGTATTGTCCCAAATTCAGCAGTAAAGTTCTTTAGCTATGAGCAAGCTTCGAC GGGTATTTTATGGCTCTATAAGCAGCAACCTGGAAATG AAGAAGCTCAGCTCACTCCCATTCTGCTGCGTCTTGGAGCTGGAGCTTGTGCGGGAATCATTGCCATGTCTGCCACTTATCCAATGGACATGGTGCGAGGAAGACTAACCGTCCAG ACAGAAGCATCTCCACGTCAATACAGGGGAATTTACCATGCTCTTTCAACAGTCTTCAGGGAAGAAGGCCCTCGAGCTTTGTATAAAGGCTGGCTACCTTCAGTTATAGGAGTT GTACCATATGTGGGTCTTAATTTTTCTGTATACGAGTCTCTGAAAGACGGGTTGATCCGATCTAAACCATTTGGAATAGCTCAAGACTCTGAGTTAAGTGTGACAACAAGGCTTGCATGTGGGGCTGCTGCTGGAACGGTTGGCCAAACTGTGGCTTACCCCCTTGATGTCATTCGCCGAAGAATGCAAATGGTGGGATGGAAAGATGCTGCACCAGTAGTTGCTGGTGAGGGGAAGAACATAATGGAGTATACTGGCATGGTTGATGCATTCAGGAAAACGGTGCATCACGAAGGAGTTGGAGCATTATACAAGGGCTTAATTCCCAATTCAGTGAAG GTGGTTCCTTCCATAGCTATTGCTTTTGTGACATACGAGATGGTCAAGGACATTCTTGGAGTAGAAATGAGAATTTCTGACTGA
- the LOC114173058 gene encoding uncharacterized protein LOC114173058 — MAQTRNKVTIVEKLLSTKSSSYSTNLWDCGSTLYDSFELNSFQRQLHSAIAKSPITRTLSMPHLPERSLHALPDQPPPPPSIAMRRKSFNFSRSFHKLIRSVFRSNNKSSTTTTTTLSFHVPEKYSKERFYVVYDKSGPVLSTIPEVPEFEIGALSPEISSLVRRSASERLITTNRLVLDLN; from the coding sequence ATGGCTCAAACAAGAAACAAGGTAACCATTGTGGAGAAACTTTTATCGACAAAGTCATCCTCGTATTCGACCAATCTTTGGGACTGTGGAAGCACGCTCTACGACTCGTTTGAGCTCAACTCCTTCCAACGTCAACTCCACTCCGCCATAGCTAAGTCCCCCATAACTAGAACCCTTTCCATGCCTCACTTACCGGAGCGTTCGCTTCACGCGCTTCCGGATCAGCCTCCTCCTCCACCTTCCATCGCCATGCGACGAAAGTCCTTCAACTTCTCTCGCTCCTTTCACAAACTCATTCGCTCCGTTTTCAGGTCCAACAATAAatcctccaccaccaccaccaccactttGAGTTTCCACGTGCCAGAGAAATACTCCAAAGAGCGCTTCTACGTGGTTTATGATAAGTCTGGACCCGTTCTCTCCACCATCCCCGAAGTTCCGGAGTTTGAGATCGGTGCACTCTCGCCGGAGATCTCGTCCCTCGTCAGAAGGTCAGCTTCGGAACGTTTAATTACCACAAATCGCTTAGTTTTAgatcttaattaa
- the LOC114173693 gene encoding crooked neck-like protein 1 — protein sequence MSSSKEADPSLGYLTRKDTEVKLPRPTRVKNKTPAPIQITAEQILREARERQEAEIRPPKQKITDSTELGEYRLRKRKEFEDLIRRVRWNIGVWIKYAQWEESQKDFKRARSVWERALEVDYKNHTLWLKYAEVEMKNKFINHARNVWDRAVTLLPRVDQLWYKYIHMEEMLGNVAGARQVFERWMKWTPDQQGWLSYIKFELRYNEIERARGIFERFVECHPRVGAWIRYAKFEMKNGEVGKARTVYERAVDKLSDDEEAELLFVAFAEFEERCKETERARAIYKFALDHIPKGRAEDLYRKFVAFEKQYGDREGIEDAIVGKRRFQYEDEVKKNPLNYDSWFDYIRLEESVGNKERIREVYERAIANVPPAEEKRYWQRYIYLWINYALYEELDAGDAERTRDVYKECLNLIPHNKFSFAKIWLLASQFEIRQLNLKGARQILGNAIGKAPKDKIFKKYIEIELQLGNIDRCRKLYEKYLEWSPENCYAWSKYAELERSLSETERARGIFELAIAQPALDMPELLWKAFIDFETAEGEFERARALYERLLDRTKHLKVWISYAEFEATAMDVDNVDLTEHEQKKQCIERARRVFEKALNYFRSSAPDLKEERAMLLEKWLNMETTFGELGDVSLVQSKLPKKLKKRRHVATEDGSTRIEEFFDFLFPEESQTTNLKILEAAYKWKKQKLSSDD from the exons ATGTCTTCATCGAAAGAGGCGGACCCAAGCCTGGGTTACCTCACTCGAAAGGACACGGAGGTGAAGCTTCCGCGTCCAACCAGGGTAAAGAATAAAACCCCCGCTCCAATCCAAATCACCGCCGAGCAAATTCTCCGGGAGGCTCGGGAGCGTCAAGAGGCGGAGATCCGCCCTCCGAAGCAGAAAATCACCGACTCCACCGAGCTCGGCGAGTACCGTCTTCGCAAGCGCAAAGAGTTCGAGGACCTTATCCGCCGGGTTCGATGGAACATTGGCGTGTGGATCAAGTATGCGCAGTGGGAGGAATCGCAGAAGGACTTCAAACGCGCGCGTTCCGTTTGGGAGAGAGCGCTGGAGGTGGATTACAAGAACCACACGCTCTGGCTCAAGTACGCGGAGGTCGAGATGAAGAACAAGTTCATAAACCACGCGCGCAACGTGTGGGACCGCGCCGTCACGCTTCTTCCGAGGGTGGATCAGTTGTGGTATAAGTACATTCACATGGAGGAGATGCTGGGCAATGTCGCCGGCGCGAGGCAGGTTTTCGAGAGGTGGATGAAATGGACACCGGACCAGCAGGGATGGCTGTCCTACATAAAGTTTGAGCTTAGGTACAACGAAATTGAGCGCGCCAGAGGGATTTTCGAGCGATTTGTTGAGTGCCACCCTCGGGTTGGGGCTTGGATACGCTATGCCAAGTTTGAGATGAAGAATGGCGAGGTTGGGAAGGCCAGAACCGTGTACGAGAGAGCCGTGGATAAGCTATCTGATGACGAGGAAGCAGAGCTGTTATTTGTTGCTTTTGCGGAGTTTGAGGAAAGGTGTAAGGAGACTGAGCGTGCAAGAGCTATCTATAAGTTTGCTCTGGATCATATTCCAAAGGGAAGGGCGGAAGATTTGTATAGAAAATTTGTGGCATTTGAGAAACAGTATGGGGACAGGGAAGGGATAGAGGATGCCATCGTTGGGAAGAGAAGGTTTCAGTATGAGGACGAAGTGAAGAAGAATCCGTTGAATTATGATTCCTGGTTTGACTACATAAGGTTGGAGGAAAGTGTGGGGAATAAGGAAAGGATCAGGGAGGTTTATGAGAGGGCTATAGCCAATGTCCCCCCGGCCGAGGAGAAGCGCTACTGGCAACGCTATATTTATTTGTG GATTAATTATGCACTCTATGAAGAGCTCGATGCTGGGGATGCGGAGCGAACTAGGGATGTATACAA GGAATGCCTCAACCTTATACCTCACAATAAGTTTTCGTTTGCAAAGATATGGCTTCTAGCATCTCAGTTTGAAATACGTCAACTGAATCTCAAGGGTGCTAGACAAATATTAGGAAATGCAATTGGAAAGGCTCCTAAAGATAAG ATTTTTAAGAAGTATATAGAGATAGAACTGCAGCTTGGTAATATAGACCGGTGcagaaaattatatgaaaaatatctgGAGTGGTCTCCAGAAAATTGTTATGCTTGGAGCAAGTACGCTGAATTGGAGAGATCATTATCTGAGACAGAACGAGCACGAGGAATTTTTGAGCTTGCAATTGCCCAACCAGCATTAGACATGCCTGAGCTCTTGTGGAAG GCATTCATTGACTTTGAAACTGCTGAGGGTGAATTTGAGAGAGCAAGAGCACTTTATGAAAGGCTTCTTGACCGAACAAAGCACTTAAAGGTATGGATAAGCTACGCTGAATTTGAGGCAACAGCTATGGATGTGGACAATGTAGACTTGACGGAACACGAACAAAAGAAGCAATGCATTGAGCGTGCTAGAA GGGTGTTTGAGAAGGCTCTCAACTACTTCAGATCATCAGCTCCAGATTTGAAAGAAGAAAGGGCAATGTTATTGGAAAAATGGCTCAACATGGAGACTACATTTGGAGAGCTGGGTGATGTTAGCTTAGTCCAGTCTAAGCTGCCCAAGAAGCTCAAGAAGAGAAGGCATGTTGCCACTGAAGATGGTTCTACTAG AATTGAAGAATTTTTCGACTTTTTGTTCCCTGAAGAAAGTCAGACAACTAATCTTAAGATCTTGGAAGCTGCTTACAAATGGAAGAAGCAAAAGTTGTCTTCCGATGATTAA
- the LOC114174308 gene encoding COP1-interactive protein 1-like, with amino-acid sequence MFKHRLRGFSKSFGGHIDPQKSEALKRTKTDMETELSRIAKLIKNEEQCKKDGKSMKVKEFVWLVEDFYIQSLYPQYSRLTGEYVKSDPSKVDKMSSASSSSSESEYFSAEETDYYSDISDSNQKPFPRETEPSTLELRNPELRVKQLLFTQNADLHRRIFELQVLLNKSKGTVSVLQGKLQTNEDRSASKIAELMARIRELEHEAKTMRTQKGKSEEKIRRNRSEALNQKKDFDDQINAMQHMLDSVRNHSKELEVQLERTRVEASQSCSDLAEEKECFLARIRELELELESRCRKQHHLEDRNNELERAMARRVQEISELRRDHEDFKEGATMHAEALKALVEKLKTSVVDSEETIDKLTECIEQMDAENREARIEYEEKELMLKEMVWKLEAMVSKEGGVKLNLMKEVKQLERKVEKLERIVKEKDYELMGLAEKKKEAIRQLCSLVEFHRNRYFYLKDSMSKSKRFW; translated from the exons ATGTTCAAGCACCGTTTAAGGGGATTCTCCAAATCCTTCGGGGGTCATATTGATCCTCAAAAATCCGAAGCActcaaaagaacaaaaacag ATATGGAAACAGAGCTCAGCAGAATCGCAAAGCTGATTAAAAACGAAGAGCAATGCAAAAAAGATGGGAAGTCCATGAAAGTGAAAGAGTTTGTGTGGCTGGTAGAGGATTTCTACATCCAATCACTGTACCCACAGTACAGTCGTCTCACCGGAGAGTACGTAAAATCAGATCCCAGCAAAGTGGATAAGATGTCCTCAGCGTCTTCCTCTAGCTCCGAGTCTGAGTACTTTTCCGCAGAGGAAACGGATTATTATTCAGATATCAGCGATTCAAACCAAAAACCTTTCCCCAGAGAAACTGAACCTTCTACTCTTGAACTACGTAATCCAGAGCTTCGAGTGAAACAACTCTTGTTTACACAGAACGCTGATTTGCACAGACGAATTTTTGAGCTTCAAGTGTTGCTGAACAAAAGCAAAGGAACGGTGTCTGTGTTACAGGGAAAACTCCAAACCAACGAGGATCGTTCGGCGTCGAAAATTGCTGAATTGATGGCACGGATACGCGAGCTCGAACACGAGGCAAAGACGATGCGGACGCAGAAAGGAAAATCGGAGGAGAAGATTCGACGCAACAGAAGCGAAGCATTGAACCAGAAGAAGGACTTCGATGACCAGATTAATGCGATGCAACACATGTTAGATTCCGTGAGAAATCATAGCAAGGAGTTGGAGGTGCAATTGGAGAGAACGAGAGTAGAAGCTTCGCAATCGTGCTCGGATTTGGCTGAAGAAAAGGAGTGTTTTCTTGCAAGGATAAGGGAGCTGGAACTGGAATTGGAATCTCGATGCAGGAAACAGCACCATTTGGAGGATAGAAACAATGAACTAGAAAGAGCAATGGCACGGCGAGTTCAAGAGATATCTGAACTTCGGAGGGATCATGAAGATTTTAAAGAAGGAGCTACCATGCATGCTGAGGCTTTAAAAGCTTtggttgaaaaattaaaaaccagtGTGGTTGATAGTGAGGAAACGATAGACAAGCTAACAGAATGCATTGAACAAATGGATGCAGAAAACAGAGAGGCCAGAATTGAGTATGAAGAGAAAGAGTTGATGCTGAAAGAAATGGTGTGGAAGTTAGAAGCGATGGTGAGCAAAGAAGGAGGGGTGAAACTGAATCTGATGAAAGAAGTGAAGCAGCTTGAAAGAAAAGTGGAGAAGTTGGAAAGGATTGTGAAAGAGAAAGATTATGAGTTGATGGGGCTtgcggagaagaagaaggaagcaATAAGACAACTTTGTTCTCTGGTTGAGTTTCATCGCAATCGCTATTTCTATCTGAAGGATTCCATGTCCAAGAGTAAGAGGTTTTGGTAA